A stretch of the Osmerus eperlanus chromosome 10, fOsmEpe2.1, whole genome shotgun sequence genome encodes the following:
- the fah gene encoding fumarylacetoacetase isoform X2, with the protein MAAVNIWKRLLTLLLTLKSIPEYNCNLKMSFVKVDGNSDFSYHNLPYGVFSTPDNPRHRIGVAIGDQVLDLSVIKSFFNGPCLSARQDVFDQPTLNAFMGVGHEAWREARRTVQTLLSANETTLRDDANLRSRAFVPLSSVKMHLPAEIGDYTDFYSSKDHATNVGIMFRGKENALMPNWLRLPVGYHGRASSVVVSGTPIRRPSGQMRPDPSNPPVFGQSKQLDIELEMAFFVGGGNRLGEPIPIDKVHQHIFGMVLMNDWSARDIQAWEYVPLGPFLGKNFGTTISPWVVPMEALMPFAEPNALQDPEPLPYLRHDDAYTFNINLFVSVKGEGMREAATICKSNFRYMYWTMKQQLAHHTVNGCNVRPGDLLASGTISGPDPESFGSLLELSWRGSKSIDLGGGETRTFLRDGDQVTITGYCEGNGYRVGFGPCVGSILPALQP; encoded by the exons ATGGCAGCGGTCAACATCTGGAAGCGTTTACTCACTCTGCTGCTTACTTTGAAAAGTATCCCGGAGTACAACTGCAACTTGAAAATGTCTTTCGTAAAAGTTGACGGAAATTCAGATTTTTCCTACCATAATTTACCGTACGGAGTGTTTTCCACACCGGATAAT CCCAGACATCGAATTGGTGTTGCTATTGGAGATCAGGTATTGGACCTGAGTGTGATTAAGTCATTCTTCAATGGACCCTGCCTGTCCGCACGCCAGGATGTGTTCGATCAG CCGACCCTGAACGCGTTTATGGGTGTCGGTCATGAGGCCTGGCGAGAAGCCCGCAGAACCGTGCAAACGCTGCTGTCTGCTAACGAGACCACGCTGAGAGATGACGCCAACCTCCGGAGCAG AGCATTTGTGCCTCTGAGTTCAGTCAAGATGCATCTTCCTGCTGAGATAG GTGACTACACGGATTTCTACTCCTCCAAAGACCATGCCACTAATGTGGGCATCATGTTCCGAGGGAAGGAGAACGCCTTGATGCCCAACTG GTTGAGGCTGCCAGTGGGCTACCACGGCAGAGCGTCCTCAGTGGTGGTGTCTGGGACACCCATACGCAGACCGTCGGGCCAGATGAGACCAGACCCAT CCAACCCTCCTGTATTTGGACAGTCCAAGCAGCTGGACATTGAGCTTGAGATG GCCTTCTTCGTAGGGGGAGGTAACCGTCTGGGAGAGCCCATCCCCATAGACAAGGTCCACCAACACATCTTTGGCATGGTGCTAATGAACGACTGGAGTG ccaGAGATATCCAGGCATGGGAGTATGTCCCTCTTGGGCCTTTCCTGGGGAAGAACTTTGGGACCACCATCTCCCCCTGGGTGGTCCCCATGGAAGCCCTGATGCCCTTCGCTGAGCCCAACGCTCTGCAG GACCCCGAGCCCCTCCCCTACCTACGCCATGACGACGCCTACACCTTCAACATTAACTTGTTTGTGTCAGTGAAAG gagagGGCATGAGGGAGGCAGCCACCATATGCAAGTCCAACTTCAGG tataTGTACTGGACTATGAAGCAACAGCTGGCCCACCACACAGTCAACGGCTGCAATGTCAGACCAGGAGACCTGCTGGCCTCCGGAACTATCAGTggacct GACCCGGAGAGTTTTGGCTCCCTGCtggagctgtcctggagggGCTCCAAGAGCATCgacctgggaggaggggagaccaggACGTTCCTCAGGGATGGGGACCAGGTGACCATCACAG
- the zfand6 gene encoding AN1-type zinc finger protein 6 isoform X3: MRRDMAQETNQSQGPLLCTTGCGFYGNPRNSGMCSVCYKDFLQRQNSNGRVSPPGSACSSRGECLLAQCSESSTVDVPSASPHTDSASGHTSPDLLTPASTVSSEASPAAKAGLKTEDLQAPASTPEGSVDDQDQASDKPKAKKNRCFTCRKKVGLTGFDCRCGHVFCGMHRYSDIHKCTFDYKADAAEKIRKENPVIVGEKIQKI; the protein is encoded by the exons ATGAG GAGGGATATGGCCCAAGAGACCAACCAAAGTCAGGGACCTCTGCTCTGCACCACCGGCTGTGGTTTCTACGGCAACCCGCGGAACAGCGGCATGTGTTCCGTGTGCTACAAAGACTTCCTGCAGAGACAGAACAGCAACGGAAGGGTGTCTCCCCCAG GGTCTGCATGCAGCAGCCGGGGGGAGTGCCTCCTAGCACAGTGCTCTGAGAGCAGTACTGTAGATGTACCATCAGCCTCACCGCACACAGACTCAGCCTCAGGACACACCAG CCCAGATCTGTTGACGCCAGCATCGACAGTTTCCTCAGAGGCGAGCCCAGCAGCTAAAGCAGGCCTGAAGACAGAGGACCTACAAG cacctgcctccacccctgaGGGATCTGTGGATGACCAGGACCAAGCCTCGGACAAACCCAAAGCCAAGAAGAACCGCTGCTTCACCTGCCGCAAGAAAGTGGGCCTCACAG GGTTTGACTGCAGATGTGGTCATGTGTTCTGTGGCATGCACAGATACTCAGACATTCACAAATGCACCTTTGACTACAAGGCGGACGCAGCGGAGAAGATCAGGAAAGAGAACCCTGTCATCGTCGGAGAGAAGATCCAGAAGATCTAG
- the zfand6 gene encoding AN1-type zinc finger protein 6 isoform X2, protein MRRDMAQETNQSQGPLLCTTGCGFYGNPRNSGMCSVCYKDFLQRQNSNGRVSPPGSACSSRGECLLAQCSESSTVDVPSASPHTDSASGHTSPDLLTPASTVSSEASPAAKAGLKTEDLQGGGKYQDTNMHLPPPLRDLWMTRTKPRTNPKPRRTAASPAARKWASQGLTADVVMCSVACTDTQTFTNAPLTTRRTQRRRSGKRTLSSSERRSRRSRRSDLGLSRERHPSAMLVFGFTFAP, encoded by the exons ATGAG GAGGGATATGGCCCAAGAGACCAACCAAAGTCAGGGACCTCTGCTCTGCACCACCGGCTGTGGTTTCTACGGCAACCCGCGGAACAGCGGCATGTGTTCCGTGTGCTACAAAGACTTCCTGCAGAGACAGAACAGCAACGGAAGGGTGTCTCCCCCAG GGTCTGCATGCAGCAGCCGGGGGGAGTGCCTCCTAGCACAGTGCTCTGAGAGCAGTACTGTAGATGTACCATCAGCCTCACCGCACACAGACTCAGCCTCAGGACACACCAG CCCAGATCTGTTGACGCCAGCATCGACAGTTTCCTCAGAGGCGAGCCCAGCAGCTAAAGCAGGCCTGAAGACAGAGGACCTACAAG GAGGGGGAAAATATCAAGATACGAACATG cacctgcctccacccctgaGGGATCTGTGGATGACCAGGACCAAGCCTCGGACAAACCCAAAGCCAAGAAGAACCGCTGCTTCACCTGCCGCAAGAAAGTGGGCCTCACAG GGTTTGACTGCAGATGTGGTCATGTGTTCTGTGGCATGCACAGATACTCAGACATTCACAAATGCACCTTTGACTACAAGGCGGACGCAGCGGAGAAGATCAGGAAAGAGAACCCTGTCATCGTCGGAGAGAAGATCCAGAAGATCTAGAAGATCTGACCTGGGACTGAGTAGAGAAAGGCATCCGTCGGCCATGTTGGTTTTTGGCTTTACCTTTGCTCCCTGA
- the zfand6 gene encoding AN1-type zinc finger protein 6 isoform X1, whose product MRRDMAQETNQSQGPLLCTTGCGFYGNPRNSGMCSVCYKDFLQRQNSNGRVSPPGSACSSRGECLLAQCSESSTVDVPSASPHTDSASGHTSPDLLTPASTVSSEASPAAKAGLKTEDLQGLSSPALDSAPASAVASGSAGISRPGAASQSSQSGKRPSQEDCLGESSPAAKRRLEGPLQLINGEKAPASTPEGSVDDQDQASDKPKAKKNRCFTCRKKVGLTGFDCRCGHVFCGMHRYSDIHKCTFDYKADAAEKIRKENPVIVGEKIQKI is encoded by the exons ATGAG GAGGGATATGGCCCAAGAGACCAACCAAAGTCAGGGACCTCTGCTCTGCACCACCGGCTGTGGTTTCTACGGCAACCCGCGGAACAGCGGCATGTGTTCCGTGTGCTACAAAGACTTCCTGCAGAGACAGAACAGCAACGGAAGGGTGTCTCCCCCAG GGTCTGCATGCAGCAGCCGGGGGGAGTGCCTCCTAGCACAGTGCTCTGAGAGCAGTACTGTAGATGTACCATCAGCCTCACCGCACACAGACTCAGCCTCAGGACACACCAG CCCAGATCTGTTGACGCCAGCATCGACAGTTTCCTCAGAGGCGAGCCCAGCAGCTAAAGCAGGCCTGAAGACAGAGGACCTACAAG GCCTGAGTAGCCCAGCCCTagactcagccccagcctcagccgtAGCTAGCGGTAGTGCAGGTATCTCAAGGCCAGGGGCAGCCAGCCAGAGCAGCCAGTCAGGGAAGAGGCCATCTCAGGAGGACTGTCTGGGGGAAAGCTCACCAGCGGCCAAGAGGAGATTAGAGGGCCCACTACAGCTTATAAACGGAGAGAAGG cacctgcctccacccctgaGGGATCTGTGGATGACCAGGACCAAGCCTCGGACAAACCCAAAGCCAAGAAGAACCGCTGCTTCACCTGCCGCAAGAAAGTGGGCCTCACAG GGTTTGACTGCAGATGTGGTCATGTGTTCTGTGGCATGCACAGATACTCAGACATTCACAAATGCACCTTTGACTACAAGGCGGACGCAGCGGAGAAGATCAGGAAAGAGAACCCTGTCATCGTCGGAGAGAAGATCCAGAAGATCTAG